A stretch of the Rosa rugosa chromosome 5, drRosRugo1.1, whole genome shotgun sequence genome encodes the following:
- the LOC133710469 gene encoding putative glycine-rich cell wall structural protein 1, translating to MAAFKSVALLALVVVAMSMSGIKVSEGRVARKDLGIDLGGIGIGAGLGLGLGLGGGGGGSGSGSGSGSGSGSSGSSSASSSASSSSSSTSGSGGGGSSAGSEAGSSAGSRAGSGSSGKNTQGGGRGSGSGSGGGGGSGRGSGSGNGEGYGEGRGYGEGSGSGGGN from the coding sequence atggctgcATTCAAGTCAGTAGCTCTTCTTGCTTTGGTTGTTGTTGCTATGTCAATGTCGGGTATTAAGGTATCCGAGGGCCGAGTTGCAAGGAAGGATTTGGGTATTGATCTTGGAGGAATTGGGATTGGAGCAGGATTGGGACTAGGTTTAGGGctaggtggaggtggaggtggctcTGGGTCGGGGTCTGGATCCGGATCCGGCTCAGGTTCCAGCGGTTCTAGTTCTGCGTCAAGTTCAGCTTCATCAAGTTCAAGTTCGACTTCTGGGTCTGGTGGTGGAGGTAGCAGTGCAGGCTCCGAGGCAGGTTCATCTGCCGGATCTCGGGCCGGGTCGGGGTCTTCAGGGAAAAATACACAGGGTGGTGGACGTGGTTCGGGCTCGGGTTCTGGAGGGGGCGGCGGTTCGGGGAGGGGAAGTGGCTCTGGTAATGGTGAGGGTTATGGTGAGGGGCGTGGATACGGTGAGGGCTCTGGCAGTGGAGGCGGCAACTAA